The window CGACCGCGCGCACCCATGAAGCGGCGGGCAAACGGGTCTATTACCTCAGCCTCGAATTCCTGATCGGGCGGCTGCTGCGCGATGCGCTGTCGAACCTCGGGTGCAACCGGGTGATGGAGCAGGCGCTCGAACGGCACGGGCTCGATCTTGCGCGGCTGGAGGAGCTTGAGCCTGACGCCGCGCTCGGCAATGGCGGGCTCGGGCGGCTCGCGGCGTGTTTCATGGAAAGCCTCGCCAGCCTCGACATTCCCGCCTTTGGTTATGGCATCCGTTACATCAACGGTATGTTCCGGCAGCGGATCGACGAAGGCTGGCAGGTGGAACTGCCCGAAACTTGGCTCGCGCATGGCAACCCGTGGGAGTTCGAGCGCCGCGAAAGCGCCTATCTGATCGGGTTCGGCGGCGAAGTGACCAGTGATCAAGGCGCGATCCGCTGGGCCCCGGCAGAACAGATCGAAGCAACCGCGGTCGATACTCCGGTGGTCGGCTGGCAGGGCAAGCGGGTCAACACGCTCAGGCTGTGGACCGCCAACGCGCTCGATCCAATCCAACTGGCAGCCTTCAACGCAGGCGATCACGCGGGCGCGCTGGCAGGGCAGGTGCGCGCCGATACGCTGGTGCGCGTGCTCTATCCGGCGGATTCGACCGCGGCGGGGCAGGAGTTGCGGCTGCGGCAGGAGTTCTTCTTCTCCTCGGCCAGCATTCAGGACATCGTGCGCCGCCACGTGCAATATCACGGCGACATCCGCACGCTGCCCGACAAGGCGGCGATCCAGCTTAACGACACGCACCCTTCGGTTGCTGTCGCCGAGCTGATGCGCTTGCTGATGGACGAGCATCACCTCACCTTCGCGGAAAGCTGGGATATCACCCGCGCCACGATCGGTTACACCAACCACACGTTGCTGCCCGAAGCGCTCGAAAGCTGGCCGCTGCCATTGTTCGAGCGGATGCTGCCGCGGCACATGCAGATCATCTACGCGATCAATGCCAACGTGCTGCGCGAAGCGCGCCGTGCAGGGCTCGACGATGCCGCGATCGCTGCGATCTCGCTGATCGACGAACATGGCGAGCGCCGCGTGCGGATGGCGAACCTTGCCTTTGTCGGCGCGCATTCGGTGAACGGGGTGGCGGCGCTGCACACCGGGCTGATGAAGGAGACGGTGTTTGCCGATCTCCACAAACTCTATCCCACGCGCATCAACAACAAGACCAATGGTGTCACCCCGCGCCGCTGGCTGCATCAGTCGAATCCACGCCTGACCGGACTTGTCCGCGAAGCGATCGGCGATGGTTTCATCGCCGATGCCGAGAGACTGTCTGATCTTGCGGCGATGGCGGGCGACGCAGCGCTGGGCGAGCGGGTGGACGAGGTCAAGCGCGCCAACAAGGTCGATCTGTCGAACCACTTGCGCGAGTTGACGGGCCTGCGCCTCGATCCCGACGCCCTGTTCGATGTGCAGATCAAGCGCATCCACGAATACAAGCGGCAGCTTCTCAACCTGATCGAGACGGTCGCGCTCTATGACCAAATCCGAAGTCATCCCGAACGCGACTGGGTGCCGCGGGTGAAGATCTTCGGCGGCAAGGCGGCGCCGACCTATCACAACGCCAAGCTGATCATCAAACTCGCCAATGATATCGCCCGGCGGATCAATTCCGACCCCAGCGTGGGCGAGGTGTTGAAGGTGGTGTTCGTTCCCAATTACAACGTCAGCCTTGCCGAGAAGATCATCCCGGCAGCAGACCTCAGCGAACAGATCTCGACCGCAGGCATGGAAGCGTCGGGCACGGGCAACATGAAGTTCGCCTTCAACGGCGCGCTGACCATCGGCACGCTCGACGGGGCGAATATCGAGATCATGGACCGTGTCGGGCGCGACAATATCGTGATCTTCGGGCTGACGGCGGAAGAAGTCGCCGCGACCCGCGCCAAGGGTTACAATCCGCGCGAGGTGATCGAAAGCAGCCATGAACTGGCGCAGGCGGTCAAATGCATCGCCGATGGCGTGTTCAGCCCGGACGAGCCCGATCGCTACCGCGGGCTGATGGACGCGCTGATGCAATCGGATTGGTTTATGGTCGCTGCCGATTTTGACGCCTATGCCGCCGCCCAGCGCGATGTCGATGCACGCTGGCAAAACCGCGCCGGCTGGCGCAAGTCGGCAATCATGAACATTGCCAATGTCGGATGGTTCTCCTCCGATCGCACGATTTCCGAATACGCCCGCGAGATCTGGGGCGTGAAGTGAGGCCGCCGCCCGAAGCCATCGCCGCGTTGCTCGATGGTTCGCACGCGGATCCTTTCGCGCTGCTGGGCACGCATGCAGGGCCGGAGGGCACCTTTGCCCGTGCGATCCTCCACGGCGCCGAACAGGCCGAGGCATTTTCGCTCGAAGGCGAGCACCTCGGCGCGATGACCCGGATCGACGGGCCACTGTTCGAAGGCACTTTGCGCGGTCCGCCGCAGCCGATCCGCTATTCCTGCCGCGCCGGTGACAGCCAGTGGTGGGTGACCGATCCCTATTCCTTTGGCCCCGTGCTGGGCCCGATGGACGATTTCTTGATCGCCGAAGGCACGCATTACCGCCTGTTCGACAAGCTCGGCGCGCATGTGATCGACCATGAAGGCGCGAGCGGCGTTCACTTTGCGGTGTGGGCGCCCAATGCACGATCCGTGACACTGGTGGGCGACTTCAACGGCTGGAACGGCGCCGCCCACATGATGCGCCGCCGCGCGGATATCGGGGTATGGGAAATCTTCGTCCCCGGCATCGGCGAAGGCGCGATCTACAAATACCGGATCGTCGGGCCGGATGGCACGGTACAGCCATTGAAGGCCGATCCCTTTGCCTTCGCCAGCGAACTGCGCCCAAAAACCGCCAGCATCGTCGCCTGCCCCGTCAAGCGCGAGTGGGGCGATGATGCGCACCGCGCGCACTGGGCTAGCGTCGATCCCCGGCGCGAGGCGATATCGATCTATGAAGTCCACCCCGGCTCGTGGCAGCGCGACGACAATGGCTGGTTTCTCGGCTGGGATGAATTGGCCGCGCGGCTGATCCCCTATGTGCTCGACATGGGCTTTACCCATATCGAATTCATGCCGGTCAGCGAACACCCCTATGATCCCAGCTGGGGCTACCAGACCACCGGGCTCTACGCTCCCTCGGCGCGCTTTGGCGATGTGGAGGGTTTCGCGCGTTTCGTCGACGGCGCGCACCGCGCCGGGATCGGCGTGCTGATCGACTGGGTGCCCGCGCACTTTCCGGTCGATGATCACGGGCTTGCCCGGTTCGATGGCACCGCGCTTTACGAACACGAAGACCCGCGGCTCGGCTTTCACCCCGACTGGAACACCGCGATCTACAATTTCGGGCGGCAGGAAGTGCGCGCATTCCTCGTCAACAACGCGCTGTTCTGGGCCGAGAAATATCATGTCGATGGCCTTCGCGTCGATGCGGTCGCCTCGATGCTTTACCGCGATTACTCGCGGCAGCCCGACGAATGGATCCCCAATGCCGAAGGCGGGCGCGAGAATTGGGAGGCGGTCGAATTCATGCAGGCCACCAACCGCGCGCTGTATGGCACGCATGCGGGCGTGATGACGATCGCCGAGGAATCGACCTCATGGCCCGGCGTCTCCCAGCCCGCCTATGCCGAAGGCCCGCGCGCCGCGCTGGGCTTCGGGTTCAAGTGGAACATGGGCTTCATGCACGACACGCTGCAATACATGGCGCGCGATCCGGTCCACCGCAAATACCACCACCACGAGATCACCTTCGGGCTGGTCTATGCCTTCACCGAAAACTTCGTCCTGCCTTTGAGCCATGACGAGGTGGTGCACGGGAAGGGCACGATCCTCGGCAAGATGAGCGGCGATGACTGGCAGCAATTCGCCAATCTGCGCGCTTATTACGCGATGATGTGGGGATACCCGGGCAAAAAGCTGCTCTTCATGGGCCAGGAATTCGCCCAGCGCCGTGAATGGAGTGAAAGCCGCGCGCTCGACTGGGAACTGCTCGACGCGCCGGCGCATCGTGGGGTTGCCGATCTGATCCGCGATCTCAACCGCGTCTACCGCGAAACGCCGGCGCTCCACGCGCGGGATTGCGAGGCGGAAGGGTTCGAATGGCTGATCGCGGACGATGCCGACAATTCGGTGTTCGCCTGGCTGCGGCGGGCACCCGGCGCGGCGCCGGTTGCAGTGATCGCCAACATGACGCCCAACTATCACACCGGCTACCGTATTCCTCTGCCGCATGACGGAACATGGGCCGAGATAATCAATTCGGATGCAGAGACTTATGGTGGCAGCGCGAAGGGCAATCTCGGGAAAGTGAGTGCAAGCGGCGGAGCGGCGCATGTCTTGCTGCCCCCGCTCGCCACGATCATGCTGCAATTCACAGGCTGAATACCAAGATATCGATCCGGGAGAGAGCGGGATGGACAAGAGGACGACGGGCAGGCCGCTGGCGCGCGATGCCATGGCCTATGTGCTGGCAGGCGGGCGCGGCAGCCGTTTGATGGAGCTGACCGACCGGCGAGCCAAGCCCGCGGTCTATTTCGGCGGCAAATCGCGGATCATCGATTTTGCGCTGTCGAACGCGATCAATTCGGGCATCCGCCGCATCGGGGTGGCGACACAGTACAAGGCGCATTCACTGATCCGCCACATGCAGCGCGCCTGGACGTTCCTGCGCCCCGAACGCAACGAAAGCTTCGATATCCTGCCCGCCAGCCAGCGCGTGTCGGAGAACCAGTGGTACGAAGGCACGGCCGATGCGGTGTTCCAGAACATGGACATCATCGCCAGCCTTGCACCCAAGTACATGGTTATCCTTGCGGGCGACCACATCTACAAGATGGATTACGAATTGATGCTGCAGCAGCACGTCAATTCGGGCGCGGATGTCACCGTTGGCTGTCTGGTCGTGCCGCGGATGGAAGCGACCGGCTTCGGCGTCATGCAGGTCGACGGCGCCGATACGATCACCGCCTTCGTCGAAAAGCCCGCCGACCCGCCCGGCATCCCCGGTAATGAAGGCATGGCGCTCGCTTCGATGGGCATCTACGTTTTCAACACCGAATTCCTGTTCGAACAATTGCGCCGCGATGCCGACGACCCCACCTCCAAACGCGATTTCGGCGGCGACATCATCCCCTATATCGTCAAGCACGGCAAAGCGGTGGCGCACCGGTTCACCAACAGCTGCATCCGCGCAGCCGAGGAGATCGAGGAATACTGGCGCGATGTGGGCACGCTCGATGCCTATTTCGAAGCCAACCTCGACCTCACCGACACCGTCCCCAAGCTGAACCTGTATGATCGCGATTGGCCGATCTGGACCGATGCGGTGGTCGCCGCACCGGCCAAGTTCGTGCACGACGAGGACGGCCGGCGCGGCTTTGCCGTCTCGTCTCTGGTGTCGGGCGATTGCATCGTCTCGGGTTCCGAAGTGGTGCGCAGCCTGCTGTTCACCGGGGTCAAACTGGGCAGCTATTCGAGCGCGCACGAAGCGGTGATCCTGCCCTATTGCAACATCGGGCGCGGCGCACGGCTGCGGCGGGTGATCATCGATTCGGGCGTGCGTATCCCCGAAGGCATGGTGATCGGCGAGGATCCCGCGCTCGATGCAAGCCGCTTCCGCGTGTCCGAAAAAGGCGTGGTGCTGGTCACCCGCGACATGATGGCGCGTCTGGGGCTGTGACGCTGAGGGTTCTGTCGGTCGCGTCCGAGGCCGCGCCGCTGATCAAGACCGGCGGGCTGGCCGATGTCGCTGGCGCTTTGCCCGCGGCGCTGGCCCGGCAGGGGGTGGAAGTGACCACCATGCTTCCCGGCTACCCCGCGGTGCTGGCGGCCCTCGGTAAGACGCGTGCGCTTTACAAATGGCCCGCGTTGCTGGGCACCCCGGCGCGCCTTCTGGCCGGCAAAATTGGCGATCACGATTTGCTGGTGCTCGATGCGCCCGCGCTCTTCGATCGCGCGGGCGGGCCCTATGGTGACGCTTCGGGGCAGGACTGGGACGACAACTGGCGGCGCTTTGCCGCATTCTCGCGCGCCGCAGCGGATGTCGCGCGCGGCGCGGTGAAGGGGCGGACGTTCGATCTGGTCCATGCGCATGACTGGCAGGCCGGTCTGGTGCCTGCCTACCTGCGCTATTCCGACGATGCAGATGCCGCACCCGTGCCGAGCATCATGACGATCCATAACATGGCGTTTCAGGGTGCCTTTCCGCCCGAAATATTTCCCGAGCTCGGCCTTGCCGAGGCCGCCTGGCACGTCGACGGAGTCGAGGCCTATGGGCAGGTCGGCTATCTCAAGGCAGGCATGCAGCTGGCCTATGCGATCACCACCGTCAGCCCGACCTATGCCGGGGAAATCCGCTCGGCAGAATTCGGCATGGGGCTCGAAGGGATCGTGCAGGCGCGTTCGGGATGCGTCCATGGAATTCTGAACGGGATCGATACCGCCGACTGGAATTCGGCAAATGATCCCACGCTTGCAGCCACTTTCTCCGTATCCCGGCTGGCGTCGCGGGTGCGCAACAAACGCGCGCTGGAACGCGAATTCGGGCTGGCTCCGGGCGATGGCCCGCTGTTCATCGTCGTCAGCCGCCTGACTTGGCAAAAGGGCATGGATGTGCTCGCCGGCGTGCTCGATCATCTGGTGGGGATTGGCGGGCGGCTTGCGTTGCTGGGATCGGGTGACAGCGAGATGGAAGAGGCTTTCCTCGCCGCCGCCGCGCGCCACCCTGGGCGGATCGGGGTGCGGATCGGCTATGACGAGGCGCTCTCGCACCGTTTGCAGGCAGGCGGCGATGCGATCCTTATCCCCAGCCGGTTCGAGCCATGCGGGCTGACCCAGCTTTACGGACTGGCCTATGGCTGCGTACCGGTCGTGTCACGCACCGGCGGGCTTGCCGATACGGTGATCGATGCCAACCCTGCCGCACTCGCCGCAGGGGTCGCCACTGGCATCCAGATGAATGCCGTCACCGACACGATGCTGGCAATGGCGATCAGCCGCACAGCCAACCTCTATGCGCAGCCGGCAGAATGGAGACGCATCCAGAAAAACGGGATGCGCGCCGATTTTTCATGGGGCGCCAGCGGCGCTGCCTATGCCGCGCTCTACCGCCAATTGACCAGGACACAGGGATGATCACGACAGTCGCCGCCACGCCTTTCAGCGGTCAGAAACCCGGCACATCGGGGCTGCGCAAGAAAGTTCGCGTGTTTCAGCAACCGGGCTATGCCGAAACCTTCATCCAGTCGGTGTTCGACGTTGCCGAGCGCGGTGAGGGTGCGGCGCTGGTGATCGGCGGCGACGGGCGGTTTCACAACCGCGCCGTGATTGCCACTGCGATCCGCATGGCTGCGGCCAATGGCTATGCCCGCGTGCTGGTGGGGCAGGGCGGCATCCTTTCGACCCCGGCCGCGAGCCATGTGATCCGCAAATACCGCGCGAGCGGCGGGCTGATCCTGTCGGCCAGCCACAATCCCGGCGGTCCGGACGAGGATTTCGGGATCAAGTACAACATCGCCAATGGCGGCCCCGCGCCCGAGGCGGTGACCGAGGCGATCTATGCCCGCACGCAAGCGATCGACCGGTGGATGATTGCCGAAGACGGCGCGGACATCGACCTCGACCGGATCGGCACGTCCCTCATCGGCGACATGATCGTCGACGTGATCGATCCTGTCGCGGACTATGCCGATCTGATGGAGCAGCTGTTCGATTTCGCCGCGATCCGGGAAGCCGTGCGCGGCGGGCTGACGATGGCGTTCGATGCGATGCACGCGGTCACCGGCCCCTATGCCACCGAAATCCTCGAACGCAGGCTCGGCTTCCCGACGGGCACGGTGCATAACGGCACCCCGCTCGAAGATTTCGGCGGGCATCACCCCGATCCCAATCTGGTCCATGCCCGCGTGCTTTACGATCTGATGATGTCGCCCGATGCGCCCGCGCTTGGCGCGGCATCGGACGGGGACGGCGACCGCAACCTGATCATCGGCAAGGGCATCTTCATTACCCCGTCGGATTCGCTCGCGATGCTGGCAGCCAATGCGCACCATGCCCCGGCCTATGCGGGCGGATTGAAGGGCATCGCGCGCTCCATGCCGACCAGCGCCGCAGCCGATCGCGTGGCTGAGGCTCTGGGCATTCCCGCATGGGAAACGCCGACGGGCTGGAAGTTCTTCGGCACGCTGCTCGACGCTGGAAAGGCGACGATCTGCGGCGAGGAAAGCGCGGGCACCGGGAGCGATCACGTGCGCGAGAAGGACGGGCTGTGGGCGGTGTTGCTGTGGCTCAACATCCTTGCGGCCACCGGAAAGCCCGTGCGCCAGATCGCCGAGGAGCACTGGGCGCGCTTCGGGCGCAACTACTATGCCCGGTTCGACTATGAAAACGTCGACAGTGCCGCGGCCGAAGCGGTCGTTGCCGCATTGACCGCGCAGCTTGCCGACCTGCCCGGGACGGCGGTCGGCCCGCTGACCGTCAGCATGGCCGACAGTTTCGCCTATACCGACCCGGTCGATGGCGCAGTGAGCGCGGACCAGGGCCTGCGCATCGGCTTTGCAGGGGGCAGCCGGTTTGTCGTGCGCTTGTCGGGCACGGGAACACAAGGCGCGACGATCCGCTTGTATCTCGAACGCTACGAGCCTCTCGATGGCATCCTCGACGGAGATACCCTGACCATGCTGACCGATATCATTGATGCGGCGGAAAAGCTTGCGCGCATCGCCGCGCTGACTGGCCGCACCGCGCCGGATGTCGTGACATGAGCGCCGATCTCGGCGCCATCGTCAGCGATGGCACGACCCGCTTCCGTGTCCGCGCGCCGCGCGCCGACCAGCTCGACCTGTGCCTGTTCGATAGCGACGACAAGGAAACGCGCATCGCGATGACGCGCGACGATGATGGCGAGCACTGGGTCACCGAATTGCCCGAGGATCTGACCGGGCAACGCTATGGCTACCGCGCCAAGGGTGAATGGGCGCCGGACAAGGGGCTGTGGTTCGACGAGGCGAAACTGCTGGTCGATCCGCACGCAACGCAACTCGACCGCCGGTTCAAGGCCGACAAGTCGCTCACCGAACACGCCGCGGACACCGCGCACATCGTGCCGCGCGCGATCGTGATGCGCGAATACGAGGCCTTTCCAAAGGCCCCGCCCGCCTTTACGCATGGCGGCCTGATCTACGAGGTCAACGTCCGGCTGTTCACGCTCGAACATCCCGACGTGCCGGAAAATATCCGCGGCACGATCGCGGCGATGGCGCATCCGGCGGTGATGGCGCACCTCAAGAAGATCGGTGTCAGCGCGGTCGAATTCATGCCGATCATCGCCTGGATGGATGAACCGCACCTCGGGCCGCTCGGGCTTGCGAACCACTGGGGTTATAATCCGGTTGCAATGATGGCGCTCGATCCGGGCCTTTGCCCCGGCGGCGTTCCCGAGCTGCGCAAGACGGTCGAGGTCTTGCATGCCGAGGGGATCGGGGTCTTGCTCGATCTGGTTTTCAACCACACCGGGGAGGGCGACGCGACGGGGAATGTCATCTGCCTGCGCGGCCTCGACGATACCGCCTATGCGCGCAGCGAAGACGGCGTGATGCTGAACGATTCGGGATGCGGCAACACGGTCGATTTCGGTCAGGAATGGATCCGCGAACTTGCGCTCGACACGATGCGCCACTTCGTCGCGCGCTGCGGGATCGACGGTTTCCGCTTCGACCTTGCGCCGATCATGGCGCGCAGCCCCGGTTTCGATCCTGAAGCCCCGATCTTCGCCGCGATCGCGCAGGACGAGTGGTTGCAGGACCGAGTCATGATTGCCGAACCCTGGGACATTGGGCCGGGCGGTTACCAGGTGGGTCAGTTCCCTGACACGTGGCTCGAATGGAACGACCGGTTCCGCGACGATGTCCGCAAATTCTGGAAGGGCGAGGCGGGGATCAATGTGCTCGCGACCCGGCTTGCCGGATCGTCCGACCTGTTCGGCGAACAGACCCGCAGCATCAACTTCCTTGCCGCGCACGATGGGTTCACGCTGGCCGATACGGTGGCCTACAACGAGCGCCACAACGAGGCGAACGGCGAAGACAATCGCGACGGACACAGCGACAACAATTCGTGGAATTGCGGCGCCGAAGGGCCGACCGACGATCCGCACGTGCTTGCCTGCCGCGCGGCCGATCTGCGCGCCTTGCTGGGCACGCTCTTCGCCTCGACCGGCACGATCATGCTCACCGCGGGCGACGAATTCGGCCGCACCCAGCATGGCAACAACAACGCCTACTGTCAGGACTGGCCGATCGACTGGTCCGCGCGCGACACCGGGCTGGAGGATCACGTCGCCGCGCTTGCCGCTGAACGCAATCGCCACTTGGACAAGCTCACGCGCTTTCCGGAAGGCGGCGAATGGCGATCGCTCGGCGGCGATGGTCTCAATCCGGGCGAGTGGGAAGACCCTGCCACCCCGGGCTTTGTCTATCATCCGCCCGAGGGCTCGGATTACCCGGTGATCCGGATCGATCGCGCCGAACGCAAGGCGACTCTGGGCGGCTGATCCGGCTTAGCCGAACACGGCCACACACTGGATGCCGTCGAGCACTTGCTGCCCGTCGGCATCCCACAGTCGCAGCCGTTCGGACGAGTAGCCGGCATCGGCGTGCTGGCTGGCATTTTCGGCCAGATACCAGCCATCGCGCGACCGGCTTGTCGGGTCGAGCACGTTGAACGACCAGTTTACCGAACTCAGCGGCCCTTGGCGCTGCATCACCCGCATCGCGCCCGGCGGCATGACATCGCCCATCAGCACCAGCGTGGACACCGGATCGAGATCATGCGCCTCGGTGAGCCGCGCCCAGCGCCGGACGGTTGCACCGCGGTCGGTACCCTTGGTCTGCCCGTGGCGCAGTTCGAAGTTCTTGGCGACAAAGGCGGGCGCAAAGCTGTGCGTGACCGGTGCGTTGTCCTCGGGCGCGCCGGGCCAGTCTTCGGGCCGGCTTGCGGGCTGAACCGCATTGGGCTCGCGACCTTCGCCGAACAGCCAGAATGCGCTCAGGGCAACGCGGCCCTCGCACAGGATCTCGCTGCGCACCTGTGTGACATTGCGCCCTTGCCTCACGATCTCGGCAGTGAGCGCGATGTCCTCGCCGACGGGCGCAACAAATGCGACCTGGCCTGCGCGCAGCGGCGGAAGCCCCGGAAACGCGCGCACGGCCATTGTGTAGGCAACCAGCGCCGATGCGCCGCCATACAGCGTTCTGCCCTGCATCCAGTCGGATGCATGGGAGAGATGCGCAGGGCCGGGTTGGCCGGTGACAGGTTCGAGCAGGCTGGCAATGGTCATGGCGAGGTTCATGGCCCGCAGCCGCCGCTCCGTCCAGACTGACGTTGCGTAATGCAGGCGATGCGCCATTCTCGCATTGCCAAGCGGCCGCCGAATCGCTAGTGCGCCGCTTCCTCCCGGAGCTTTGGCCCCGGAAGGCTCGGCCCGATGGCGGAGTGGTTACGTAGAGGACTGCAAATCCTCGCACGCCGGTTCGATTCCGGCTCGGGCCTCCACCTTTTGCAATTGCGCACCTTGGCCCGACAGCCTAGGTCGCGACAGCCGGAATGCCGCTTTAGCTCAGTCGGTAGAGCACATCATTCGTAATGATGGGGTCACGTGTTCGAGTCACGTAAGCGGCACCACACCTTCGTAAGGGATTGATTTCCCGGAAAAGCTCAGCAATATCAGGCTTTCTTGCTCCGCTGCGGTACAATGCGGAGGTACAAAAGTGGGTCTCGTGCTGCCCTATATCGTCGTCCAAAAATCAGGTCGCTGCGACTATCGCCGCTACTTCCCCGCGCCTCTGGTCCCCTTCGTTCCGGGTTGTCAGAAGCTGGTTAAGCGATCCTTGGGCCGCGTGGACGATCCGACCTTCGACCAGCATCACCGAGCTGCTACTAAGGAATACGAGCGGCTGCTGTCGCTAGCTGTAAAGGCGCGGGACAAGGCGTACGATCCCCTCGACCCGCCGACCATTGCCTGGCTCGCTGAGACCTTCGTGGCAGAGCAATTGGAGGCCGACGATGGATCGCGCTGGGACCCCGGCGAACGCGAGCTCTACCTAGGCATCGTCGGTGACCTTGAAGCACGAGGTATCCCCCACAGGGCCAGCTGGCGACCTGAGGACCCCTTGAGGTGGGCCAGTAAGGCCAGAGAGACAGCGTCCTGGAGCCTGGACTTCCATCGGAGCCTACGCGCCGCCGGTGACCTCGAGGGCATCTGCTCGAGCCACAAGGACGACGCTGAGCTCCTGCTTGAAGCGCATGGCTACGTGGTCAACCCTTCCGACATCATCGGCATGCAGAGTTTGTGTCGGGCCCTGAACGACGCCTGCATCAGGGTTGCCGAGGCTAAGCTCAAGCGGCTCGATGGCGACGATGTGCCCACTGCGCTACCGCCCGCCCGACCAGCCGAAAGAGCCTCCGATCTGCCGCGAGCTAAAGCGCAGGTTCCTCTATTGGCAACGTTTGATGCCTATGCTTCGAGCCAAGGGGTGACGCCTGGCGTGCGGGATGAATGGCGGCGTTATGTGGCACGACTTGTCGACTGGCTGGGACACGATGATGCCTCAAAGCTCACGGCAAGTGACCTGCGGACCTGGCGCGACGAGCTCCTCGCCGAGACTACTCATAAGGGAACCCTTCGAGACCCTGTGACGGTCCGAGACAAGTATATCACCTCCGTCAGAGCCGCCCTTAACTGGGCCGTCGAAGAGCAGCTCCTCGATCACAACGTGGCACGGGATGTGACTGTGCGCATCCCGAAGAAGGCGAAGGTCCGGGATCGTAGTTTCACGACAGAGGAGGCACGCGCCATCCTAGCAGCGACCTTGCAGAAGTCGTCGGATCGGCTCTCGATAACCCATGCCCGTGCCAGGCGGTGGATACCTTGGCTATGCGCGTACTCAGGTGCGAGGGTGAACGAGTTCAGCCAGCTAAGGGCAGAAGATGTCTTCGAGGAGGACGGCATCTGGGCGGCCCGGATC is drawn from Erythrobacter neustonensis and contains these coding sequences:
- a CDS encoding alpha-D-glucose phosphate-specific phosphoglucomutase codes for the protein MITTVAATPFSGQKPGTSGLRKKVRVFQQPGYAETFIQSVFDVAERGEGAALVIGGDGRFHNRAVIATAIRMAAANGYARVLVGQGGILSTPAASHVIRKYRASGGLILSASHNPGGPDEDFGIKYNIANGGPAPEAVTEAIYARTQAIDRWMIAEDGADIDLDRIGTSLIGDMIVDVIDPVADYADLMEQLFDFAAIREAVRGGLTMAFDAMHAVTGPYATEILERRLGFPTGTVHNGTPLEDFGGHHPDPNLVHARVLYDLMMSPDAPALGAASDGDGDRNLIIGKGIFITPSDSLAMLAANAHHAPAYAGGLKGIARSMPTSAAADRVAEALGIPAWETPTGWKFFGTLLDAGKATICGEESAGTGSDHVREKDGLWAVLLWLNILAATGKPVRQIAEEHWARFGRNYYARFDYENVDSAAAEAVVAALTAQLADLPGTAVGPLTVSMADSFAYTDPVDGAVSADQGLRIGFAGGSRFVVRLSGTGTQGATIRLYLERYEPLDGILDGDTLTMLTDIIDAAEKLARIAALTGRTAPDVVT
- the glgX gene encoding glycogen debranching protein GlgX, which codes for MSADLGAIVSDGTTRFRVRAPRADQLDLCLFDSDDKETRIAMTRDDDGEHWVTELPEDLTGQRYGYRAKGEWAPDKGLWFDEAKLLVDPHATQLDRRFKADKSLTEHAADTAHIVPRAIVMREYEAFPKAPPAFTHGGLIYEVNVRLFTLEHPDVPENIRGTIAAMAHPAVMAHLKKIGVSAVEFMPIIAWMDEPHLGPLGLANHWGYNPVAMMALDPGLCPGGVPELRKTVEVLHAEGIGVLLDLVFNHTGEGDATGNVICLRGLDDTAYARSEDGVMLNDSGCGNTVDFGQEWIRELALDTMRHFVARCGIDGFRFDLAPIMARSPGFDPEAPIFAAIAQDEWLQDRVMIAEPWDIGPGGYQVGQFPDTWLEWNDRFRDDVRKFWKGEAGINVLATRLAGSSDLFGEQTRSINFLAAHDGFTLADTVAYNERHNEANGEDNRDGHSDNNSWNCGAEGPTDDPHVLACRAADLRALLGTLFASTGTIMLTAGDEFGRTQHGNNNAYCQDWPIDWSARDTGLEDHVAALAAERNRHLDKLTRFPEGGEWRSLGGDGLNPGEWEDPATPGFVYHPPEGSDYPVIRIDRAERKATLGG
- a CDS encoding acyl-CoA thioesterase, translated to MTIASLLEPVTGQPGPAHLSHASDWMQGRTLYGGASALVAYTMAVRAFPGLPPLRAGQVAFVAPVGEDIALTAEIVRQGRNVTQVRSEILCEGRVALSAFWLFGEGREPNAVQPASRPEDWPGAPEDNAPVTHSFAPAFVAKNFELRHGQTKGTDRGATVRRWARLTEAHDLDPVSTLVLMGDVMPPGAMRVMQRQGPLSSVNWSFNVLDPTSRSRDGWYLAENASQHADAGYSSERLRLWDADGQQVLDGIQCVAVFG
- a CDS encoding tyrosine-type recombinase/integrase, whose translation is MDDPTFDQHHRAATKEYERLLSLAVKARDKAYDPLDPPTIAWLAETFVAEQLEADDGSRWDPGERELYLGIVGDLEARGIPHRASWRPEDPLRWASKARETASWSLDFHRSLRAAGDLEGICSSHKDDAELLLEAHGYVVNPSDIIGMQSLCRALNDACIRVAEAKLKRLDGDDVPTALPPARPAERASDLPRAKAQVPLLATFDAYASSQGVTPGVRDEWRRYVARLVDWLGHDDASKLTASDLRTWRDELLAETTHKGTLRDPVTVRDKYITSVRAALNWAVEEQLLDHNVARDVTVRIPKKAKVRDRSFTTEEARAILAATLQKSSDRLSITHARARRWIPWLCAYSGARVNEFSQLRAEDVFEEDGIWAARITPEAGSVKTKEARVVPLHSHLIDQGFLKVVKGVGSGPLFYDPLAQRVEKEGTRHFKKVGERLAQWVRKDVGVDDPDIMPNHAWRHTFKSMSYDAGIEERVADAIQGHAPKTTGRTYGSVSLSAKAAAVEKIPRFCTNQVVRDCSSS